The Daucus carota subsp. sativus chromosome 2, DH1 v3.0, whole genome shotgun sequence genome includes a window with the following:
- the LOC108205756 gene encoding large ribosomal subunit protein eL20y yields the protein MVTYKFHQYQVVGRALPSEKDEAPKIYRMKLWATNEVRAKSKFWYFLRKLKKVKKSNGQMLAINEIFEKNPTTIKNYGIWLRYQSRTGYHNMYKEYRDTTLNGGIEQMYTEMGSRHRVRNHCIQIIKTATIPAKLCKRESTKQFHNSKIKFPLVSKKVRPPTRKLKTTYKASKPNLFV from the exons ATGGTGACTTACAAG TTTCATCAGTATCAGGTGGTGGGGAGAGCTTTGCCATCGGAGAAAGATGAGGCTCCCAAGATTTATCGGATGAAGCTCTGGGCAACTAATGAAGTTCGCGCTAAGTCTAAGTTCTG GTACTTTTTGAGGAAGCTGAAGAAGGTGAAGAAGAGTAATGGTCAGATGCTTGCTATTAACGAG ATTTTCGAAAAAAATCCTACAACAATCAAGAACTATGGCATTTGGTTGAGGTACCAGAGTCGGACTGGATACCATAACATGTACAAAGAGTACCGTGACACTACCCTGAATGGTGGTATTGAGCAGATGTACACGGAAATGGGTTCTCGCCACAGAGTTCGCAATCACTGCATTCAAATCATCAAGACGGCTACTATTCCTGCCAAACTCTGCAAAAGAGAAAGTACCAAGCAGTTCCACAACTCAAAAATCAAGTTCCCATTGGTCTCCAAGAAGGTTAGGCCACCGACCAGAAAGCTAAAGACCACATACAAGGCATCCAAACCCAATCTGTTTgtgtaa